Part of the Onthophagus taurus isolate NC chromosome 11, IU_Otau_3.0, whole genome shotgun sequence genome is shown below.
CACAACCAAAAAAATAAGACAAAAATTACtaataatacaacaaaaataaaaaaaaaacattaaaaaaatcaaaaatataaaataaaatgaaggtGTAAAAAGTGATGTGCCAATTTaaagaaaaccaaaaatgtttttttttttaatttcaacgaTTTATTCTAATTCGAATATTACATAGTTTATTATTCAAGTAATAATCGAATTAACAAATTCCGTGATAATCTTGtagtagaaataaataaacctaACTTGTTATAAATCTATTATTATATACGGTTtatagatagattttttttggttgttGTTTGGGGCACagtgtttttgttatttagttattaagatttgattttgaataaattaattttcttaaataagatttttgttGTTGGTGGTGTAGTGTGCGCGCCCCCAATGTGGATGACCAACGTGTTGAGTCCCCGGCGATTCCTTTAGGAGGAACTAGAAAAAGGGAACATGCACTTTCGGGTTTTGTTTCaactacagtgtgttaattaattataatactcgtctcattgcaagtatgcaaccaatatcacagtagaAATCGCataatacgcgatttgcgtactACAAAACCAATATTgtgatgttggttgcatactttctCGGGGACGATacttaattaacacagtgtaagTAATTCACGCGTTGTGTATGCATCGGCATAACATCTCGCAAGAACACCGATACTAACcgtttatatatatttagtAATCGCGAAAATAGGCTTAAAAAAGCAAATATCCCTTTTATAGATAGTACTTCAAAAgatgaaataatattttattgattactTTTGAAATACTTTCAATAAAGGGACGATATTGCAATGATTGTTAGATTAAAGGTGTTAGCTTGCGAGACATTGAGCTATTGGCCGCGGATTAAGACTCGTactacacaaaaaaattggTTGTAAGGAAGGGCCCTCATcgattaaaacgttttttttttattctaccGATGTCGATTGAatcgtttatttaattaaaataatttaataaattaaagcttacCCCAAATGAGCACCTGAGTCCATGCTCAAGCAGCCAGCGCCTCCACCAAATCCGTAACCTTTAGGTCCGTATTTGCGGGCGTGGCAATTCCTGCAGTACAATTCCTTTTCGTGTTCGGAACAGTTGGTGGAATCTAACATTTTACCACACATTCCTAAAggaatcaaaaataatttaattcaaaaaaaatcgttgtttataattaaattaccgCATTTGAAGCAGGATTTGTGGTATTTGTAGCCTCCGGCAACACGTTCTTCAGCGGCATAGACGGATTTGTCGCATTTGGGGCATTTTGGGTTTTCAACTGGTTTGAAAGGCATGATGATGGCGTCTGGTGTCGGCCTGGAAAATGGAAAAGAGAATCGGTGCGTTAGAGAATTCCGTTGGCGGCTCGCCAAGTGTCGTAATTTGAACCACAATAAGGTATGTTCTAAAATTATCCGGCAACGTGGGGCCGTGGCGCTCGGCCAACATCCGCCACTCCAAATTTGGCAGTGCGCAACAGTTCTCCGATTACCGTCACTGTTTTCGaatgaaattgaataaaaattcttcaCTTCTATCACTAAACACTCGCGCCCTCCTGACCCCTGCACTATAGCAAAAGGGCCACCTCGAAGATAACTTGACCTACCTGTCGATTCGTTAGGTAGTAGTAGCTAAGAGGTTGATGTGGTACTGGTTGAGCGGATTGGGACCTCTGCCTTCGCGAACCACTACAGATTTCGAATGCGGCTTACGGCGCCGCCGCCTCCTAGTCTATGGACCGAGTTTTGCACACGGCCCTTAGCCCAAAAAAAGGGTAGTGGGGCGGCTGCGGCCGCCGATGGCCTTTTGGGCAGCGGCGGCTATTTTTGAGCGGGATGCACGGATGACAGATCTactttttcgataaaaaccGCGCCTTTTGGAGAAATCCGATACCGGGGCCAAGCGTTAATCATAACCTGAGAACGTCATACCCACCCTCTCTACCCACAgggataccattttttggCACTTACAATCACCAATCAGTCCAAGAACTCTACTACTATCTGACTAAACACGCCTTcatcatttgtatttttatgaaaGTGACAACATCACTTTTACTAatcttatttatcattttgcaaacatttattttacacGACGATAAGTTTAAGTAAAGttaaatacatttaattaatatataggtaagttttaattaatttaataaaagcttttattaaatttgttgtcataaataattaagaaaaaagattaaatctATAAATGACATTTCATGAATTCCAACGATTATGCAATTAATGAATGCAAAATCTCATTGAATTTAGGTTGTATTTATAATGTTCTAGGGCATCACCCGCAAGAGATCTCGGCAATAATAGAAGATATCGTTCatttaatgttttgaaaaGTAAACCAATTCCATATCACTTTAATTTGCCTTCACGCTGGAGctaataaattacaaatacaAACCTAAGTTCAATGAGATTTTACATTTAGGAGATACAACATCAGTTCTACCACCTCTCTCGGCTATCCgaaaacttagtaaaaaaaataaaaacgggttctaatagattttttcacatCCAATGgcgcacgtagaatttttctagtcatttttgagttataaacacaactcaaatactgaatactcaacttctaaaatacttaactctttataactcaaaaaccgtgatgactagaaaaattctacgtgcaccattggattctacgtgaaaaaaatctattagaacccgtttttacttttttactaagtttccggatagccgagatacaggaggtgtctgaaaatcgtaaattttgaaacgctccctgtatatcaaaaacgaagagggctatgaaaatttggtttgcacCATtgtaagtttaataaaaaagtagctcaggttcgcgaaagccgtaactttctatctttcataataactaagataccctgcaaacccatcgaaatttggacaccctgtacaagtCCGAGATAGGACTACTCCACAGTGTTATATGAATAGCTTAGGGTTTTAAGCATTTAAAACCATTTGAGAAGCGCTCAGCCAAAAGTTTTCAACAAGAATAATGATTTTGCCTAATAAATTGAGAATGAAAGAAAATTAGGTAAAAATTAATCACTGGTATCAAGAAAGAAAGATTTTGGATTAAACTACACCTTACATCTTTTAACCAATTAAGGCGAGATTGCTGGCGGCCGAAGTCCAATAATTAAGATTATATTGACTTCATAAAACTGATCATCATATGATGATGCCTCgaccgcaagcaacctcgccTACATCAAGTGAAGTTGAATGAAATGCAACATGtatgaatgtttctagttctaggtctaatgttagttccaGAGACAGTGGTtggtagcgctagttaacataaaatatcactaagTACAGGTTGGTTCAaattcgagaaactgctaatgccgaaaacctcaaagcaCTATTGTCTTTTGTTTATCCTccagaggccaaaattgaaaatatca
Proteins encoded:
- the LOC111428741 gene encoding muscle LIM protein 1-like isoform X2, which translates into the protein MPFKPVENPKCPKCDKSVYAAEERVAGGYKYHKSCFKCGMCGKMLDSTNCSEHEKELYCRNCHARKYGPKGYGFGGGAGCLSMDSGAHLGSS